In Candidatus Accumulibacter cognatus, the genomic window GATGGATAGCCTGTCGCACATGGTCTGAACGAAGGCGAAGGGCCTTATACTTGGTGGAATCTTTTGCTCTCCTTTTACTCGCGATGATCTCCCGCCTGGCCAATTCCCTCCGCCGTCTTGCCGGATGGCTATTGATCGTTCCACTGCTGTGCCCGGCCATCGCCGCGCATGCCGGGCTGGCGATCGCCCTCAATTCGGCAGACGGCACGCTCAGCCTGATCGATACCGAAACCTATCAGGTCACTGGCAAGGTAGCCGTCTGCAAGGAACCGCACCACCTGATGCCGACACCCGACGACAAGTCGCTGATTGTGGCCTGTGCCGCTTCCAACCAACTGGTCTTCTTCGACCCGAACACCGGTCAGGAGCAGAAACGCATCCGCAACATCTCGGACCCCTATCAACTGGGCTTTTCGCCGAACCGCAAATGGTTCGTCGCCACCTCCTTACGCCTTGACCGCGTCGACCTCTACGACCCCAGGGACTTCCGACTGGTCGCCCGCCTGCCCGCACCGAAAACACCATCACACATGGCTTTTGACAACGACAGCCAGTTTGTCTTCGTGACCCTCCAGGACTCCAACGAAATCATGGCCATCAGCCTCGGCACGCAGACCATCGCCTGGGTCATACCGGTTGCCGCGACACCGGCCGGAATCATGATGGCCCCCGACAACCGCCATCTCCTGGTGGCCTGCATGGGCGCAGGCGTCGTCGAGGTCATCGAATGGCGCACTCGCAAGAGCGTGATGAAGATCGCCACCGGCACCGCGGCCCACAATCTGCAACCCAAGGGCGATGGACGCCATTACTATGTTTCCAACCGTACGATCGATGGCAGCATTTCGCTGCTCGATACGCAGACGATGACGGTGGTGGAAAAATACGAGGTCCCTGGCGGACCGGACGACATGATCGTCCGCGCCGACGGCAAGGAACTCTGGACAACCGCACGCTTCGCCCGCAAAGTGCAGGTTCTCGATCTGGTCACCAAGAAAATCAAACAGTCGATCACGGTCGGCAGTTCGCCGCACGGCGTGTTCTTTACCAACCACGCCGGCCTGAGATGAAACCTGACCTTCGCCACCTGCTTCCGATTTTGCTGACGACCCTGCCGGCGCTGATCATTCCTGCCGCACATGCCGATGCCTGCAAGAGGACGCTCTACCTGACCTTTGACACCGGCAATATGCGCCATGCCGAATTGATCGCCGAGACTCTGGCCAGGCACGGGGTCAAAGCGACCTTCTTTCTGGCGCAGGAAGCCACCAGCCGTGGCGATCACGCTCTCGATGCCAGTTGGGCACCCTACTGGCAGGCACGCGTCGCAGAAGGCCACGCCTTCGGCAGCCATACCTGGCGACACGGAAGTTTTCGTGGCGACAGCGGCGAGGAGGTGCGCTACCGGCTGCCGAATGGCCTCACCGAGAACCTCGACGCGCGCGCCATCTGCAAGGAATTGCAAGGTCCCGATCAGCGCTTCCAGGAACTCACCGGTCGTCGACTCGACCCCCTCTGGCGTGCTCCAGGAGGCCGCACCACACCGAACACGCTGTCCGCAGCACGAGCCTGTGGCTACCAGCATGTTGGCTGGGCCCCGGCGGGCTTTCTCGGCGACGAACTGCCCTCCGACACCTACCCCAACCCGGTATTGCTGCAGCGCGCCCTCGACCGTCTCAAGGATGGCGACATCGTCATGGCCCACCTCGGCATCTGGTCACGCAAGGATCCCTTTGCACCGATGCTGGACCCCCTGATCTCTGGCCTCAAGAACAAGGGCTTCTGTTTTGCCACGCGGCGGTCATCATGATTAACGCCTGCATTGAAGCGTTTGTCGAACTGCAGGGCTGGCTACTGGCGCATCTGCTGCAACCCGTGCTGCTGGCCACGGGCATGGGCAGCTATCTGGAAATGGCTTTCGACGGCATCGAGTTCTTCCTCTGCGGGGTATTGCAGATCACCGCCGCTTTCCTGCTGCTGCGCCCCCTGGAGGCACTGCGACCGATCGAGGTCTGGCCAGACCGCAAGGCGGTGCGGGTGGACGTGCTGTATTCCTTTCTGGACCGCCTGGGAATCATTCCGCTGTTCGTTTTCGCCCTGCTGGCCCCGCTGTTCGGCACCCTCGAAGGCTGGTTGCGCTTCAACGACATCATCCCGCCGCAACTCGAGGATCTGTTCCCCGCCCTGGAAGCCTGGCCATTGCTCAGTTTCCTGGTCTATCTGTGCATCCTGGACTTTACCGAATACTGGCGCCATCGCCTTTCGCACACCTTCCGCTGGTGGTGGGCACTGCACGCGATTCACCATAGCCAACGCCAAATGACGCTGTGGACGGACAGCCGCAACCATCTCCTCGACGACCTGGTGGGCGGTGCCTGGTTTGCCATCGTTGCGCTGCTGGTCGGCGTCCCACCGGGTCACTTCGTTGGCCTGCTGATCGTCGTCAAGACCATCGAAAACCTGTCGCATGTCAATGCCCGGCTATCGTTCGGACACTTTGGCGAACTCCTGCTGGTCAGCCCCCGCTATCATCGCTGGCATCATGCCATCGACCTGCCGGCTGGCCGGCAATACCGCTTTGGCTGCAATTTCGCGGTCCTCCTGCCTATCTGGGATCAAATCTTCGGCACCCAGTATCGCGGCCAGACGATGCCACCCTGTGGCCTCAGGCCAGGGCCGCTGCCGGAATCGGCCGCACAGAGTGGCTTCTGGCGACAGCAATGGGAAGGACTGTGCGCCCTCGCGGTCTCGTTCTCCCCGGCCAATAGTCATCGCGAACAACACCAACACGAATGATGAGACCTGCCCATGCTTGATGAAGCCCGCTCTTTTGCGCTGACGGCGCACGGCAACCAGATGTACGGTGACCGGCCATACGCCTTTCATCTCGAAGCCGTTGTCGGTCTTCTGTCGCCCTACGGCGCCGAAGCCCAGATCGTCGGCTATCTCCACGATGTTGTCGAGGATACAAAAATCCGCGAAAGCGATATACGCGAGCGCTTCGGATCCCTGATTGCCGACTGCGTCAGCCTGCTGACCGACGCTCCCGGTGCCAACCGGGCCGAGCGCAAGGCCAGCACCTACGCCAGACTGGCAACGGTCAGCGGCGCCACCGAACTGGCCCTGGTGGTCAAGGCTGCCGACCGCTTGGCCAACGTCAGGAGCTGCATCGCCGACCAGCGGCACCGTCTGTGGGAGGTCTACCGTAAAGAGCACCCAGATTTCCGGCAGGCCGCTTTCCGTGACGGCCTCTGTGACCCCCTGTGGGCGGAACTCGACGCATTGCTGGAGGTTTCGTCACTGATCCTCCCAAAGAAATCGACCCGTGTTTGAAATCCAGAACTACGAGAGCTTCGTCGCTGCGATTCTCGTCTTCCAGTTGATACCCGGTCCCGGCACACTGGCGATTCTCAACGCCACGGCACGCAACGGCATCACCGCCGGCCTGGGAGCCGTCCTCGGAACACTGCTCGGCGATATGGCCTATATGATCGCGGCGATTGTCGGCCTGGCCGCCGTGATGAAGGCAAACCCCGCCCTTTTCCAGGGCCTGCAGTGGTTTGGCGTCGCTTATCTGGGCTGGATGGGGCTGCAACTGCTGCGCCAGCCAGTCAGCAGTTGCAACAGCAGCCCGGAGACCAGAAAAAGCGCCTGGGTGTATTTCCGACAGGCCTTCACGGTCAGTCTCACCAACCCGAAGGTGGTACTCTTCTTCGTGGCCTTCTTCCCGCTCTTTCTGCGCGCCGACGCTTCAGCCTTGACGCTCGGGGTGATGATCGCGCACGTGACCCTGATCAGTTTTCTCTACCAGGCTGGCCTGGTACTGGTTGGCAACGCGGTCGCGCGCAGGCTGCGGTCGCTGCCCCTGGTACGCAAGCTGGCAACCCGCCTGGCAGGCACCGCACTGCTCGGTTTCGGCGTCAAGCTGGCGCTCGACAATCGCTGAACAACAGACTGCGCCGCACCCCCCAAGCCAGAAGCAACAGCGCCTCGACAGCCGCTGGGGTACAATATCGATCTTTTGCAACCTGATGATTTTACCGAGGTTTATTCGTGCTCGTCGCCAACAACATCACTATGCAGTTCGGGGTCAAACCCCTTTTTGAAAACGTTTCGATCAAGTTCGGCGAAGGCTATCGCTACGGGCTGATCGGCGCCAATGGCTCTGGTAAATCGACCTTCATGAAAATCCTGGCCGGGGAGCTCGAACCCACTGCCGGCAACGTCTCGAAGGATCTGCACGAACGCATGGCCTATCTGCGCCAGGACCAGTTCGCCTTTGAAGCACAGCGCGTGATCGACGTGGTGATGATGGGTCACGAGCAGATGTGGGCCTGCATGCTCGAAAAGGATGCAATCTACGCCAACCCGGAAGCGAGCGAGGAAGACTATATGCATGCCGCCGACCTCGAGGCCAGATTCGCCGAGTACGGCGGCTACACGGCCGAAGCGCGCGCCGGCGAACTGCTGCTGGGCGTCGGCATCCCGGCCGCACAGCACTTTGGCCCGATGAGCGATGTCGCTCCCGGCTGGAAGCTGCGCGTCCTATTGATCCAGGCGCTGTTTGCCGACCCGGACATCCTGTTGCTCGACGAACCGACCAACAACCTCGACATTGCCACCATCCGCTGGCTGGAAAACACGATCAACGAGCGCAACAGCACGATGATCATCATTTCCCATGATCGACACTTCCTCAACCAGGTCTGTACGCATATGGCCGACCTGGATTACGGCAAGATCTCCGTCTATCCGGGTAACTACGACGACTTCATGGAAGCCTCGACACAGGCCCGCGAGCGCCAGCAGAGCGCCAACGCCAAGGCCAAGGAGCGCATCGCCGAACTGCAGAATTTTGTTCGCCGCTTCTCGGCCAACGCTTCCAAGGCCAAACAGGCGACTTCTCGCCTGAAGCTGATCGACAAGCTGAAACCGGAAGACGTCAAACCTTCATCGCGCCAGTACCCGTGGATCCGCTTCGAGTTTGACGAGAAAGAGAAGCTGCACCGGCAAGCCGTCGAAATCCAGAACCTGAGCTTCGGCTATCACGACAGCGAGCGAAAGATCTTCAACAAGCTCGACCTGACGCTCAACGGCGGCGACCGTCTGGCCATCATCGGCGAAAACGGCGTCGGCAAGACCACCCTGCTGAAGTTGCTGATGGGCGAATTGTCACCCCAGCGCGGCAGCATCAAATGGGCGGATAAAGCCCGCCCCGGCTACTATGCGCAGGATCACGCCAACGAATTCAACAGCGACCTCAGTCTGACTGCCTGGATCTCCGGCTATGCACGCAGCAGCGCCGGCGACGGCGATGACCTGTCGACGCTGGTCCGCGGCACGCTCGGACGCCTGCTATTCTCGGGCAACGAAGTGCAAAAAGCGGTCAAGGTGATCTCGGGCGGAGAGCAGGGACGGATGATCTTCGGCAAATTGATGCTCATGCGACCGAACGTGCTGGTCCTCGATGAGCCCACCAACCATCTCGACATGGAATCGATCGAGTCGCTCAATACCGCGCTCGAGAAGTTCAAGGGAACCTTGATTTTCGTCTCGCACGACCGCGAGTTCGTGTCATCGCTCGCCACCCGTATCCTCGAAGTACGTACCGACGGCAAGGCGATCAGCTACCTCGGCAACTACGAAGAGTATCTGGCCAGCCAGGGGATCGCCTGAGAGGTCGTAAAGCACGGAGAGCGCCATGCCGGAACTGAATTTCAAGGGCAAGGAATTCGTCTTTAACCACCATCTGGCCGTGCCGCACCGCCCTTTGCTGCCAAACGCCGCCAAGTCGGTCGGCGAACCACGTCTGGATGGCAATCTCGTCATCCACGGCGACAACCTGCACGCGCTCGAGTCACTGCTGCCGATGGTCGCCGGCAAGGTCGATTGCGTGTTCATCGACCCGCCGTACAACACCGGCAACGAGGGCTGGTGCTACAACGACAACGTGAACAGCCAGATGATGCAGCAGTGGCTGAGCGAGAACCCGGTCGGGATCGAGGACGGCCTGCGGCACGACAAATGGTGCGCGATGATGTGGCCGCGCTTGCGATTGCTGCACGACCAGCTGGGCCAGGCCGGCAGCCTCTGGGTGACGCTGGACGACAACGAGATTCATCGTGCGCGGGCGATGCTGGATGCGATCTTCGGCGAACAGAACTTCGTCGCGACCTGCATTTTGCACAAGAACTTTTCCCCAAAACCGTCGGCAAAGTTCTTCTCCGAAGATCACGATTACTTGCTGATCTATGCCAAGAAAAAGGACAAATGGCGTCCAGACCTGCTGGAACGCACCCAAGATATGGATGAGTGATCAAGGGCTATGCCTTTCAGGGGACACAGCGCGAAACGCTGCTGCAACAATCCCTCACGTTCAGCGACCTGAAAAAGGCTGACAGCTCGACCAGATTGCCGACATCGAAAACCTCGAAGGCCATCGCTTCGACCGGATCGAACAGAAGGTCAGGGACGACGAGTTGCGGGTGGAAGGGGTGAAGTCCGTCACCGAACGGGTGGCAGGCCTGGGCGGCCGTTATACCTACTGCATACTGGGCAAAGCCGTCAACCTGGACCACCTGCTGACCGGCGACGCGCTGCCGGATTTTGCACAGCTTGGCGCGCTGCTCTTCCACATGGCGACCAACGAAGCCATCGACCCCGCCAAGGTGTCTGAACAGGACGGTCACGGTTATCTGGGCGAATCGTCGGCATTCCATGTTTGGCTGATCTACAAGCCGGAACTGGACTTCCTCAAGTCCCGCGCATCGGCGCTGACGCTGGCCAAGGCCAAGGCCCTGTCGGAAAGCAAACCGGGCAAGAAACCTCTGGTGTTTGCGCCGGTGAAGTTCGTCTCGCAAAAGATGCTGAACGAAGCGGGCCTGCCGGTCGAATTCGCACCGCTGCCGTGGGCGCTGTACCGTGTCGAGCGAAAAGGACAAGGAGACTGATATGCAAGCCATCCGCATCTATGGGTTTGGAACCGAGACGTCGCCGATTTGACATCGAGATTCTGCTGCTTTCCGCCTTGACGAGCTGGTGATGAAATGTTGCGCGATCTCGACTACCAAGGCCGCGTGCTGGCGCGGCTGGGGGACAATCTGACCGAATTGTCCGGCCAGAAACTGAAGGCGGACAAGATCGTGGCCTCCAACGCGCAGGAGACTGACCCTGACCTGAAGCGCCCGGTCCCAGATTTCCCCCTGAAAACCTGGGAGGTGCTTTGCGCCAGCGGAAAACTGCCGGATTCCCGCCTCGCCGTTCCGTATTCCACCCGGCAGGACGGCATCTGCCGGGCGGTGCCGGATATCGTTTTCAAGGTGCCCACGGGCGGCGGCAAGACCTTCCTGGCAGTGGCCGCGCTGTCGAAGATTTTTGGCCAGTATCTCGGCCGAAAGGAAGGCTTTGTGCTGTGGATCGTGCCCAACGAGGCGATCTACACACAGACCAGGCGGCAACTGGCGGACCGGCATCACCCGTACCGGCAAATGCTCGACGTGTTGTCCGGAAATGCGGTTCGCCTGTTGGAAAAGGCCGATCAGCTTGATGCTCGTGATGTCGAAAGCCATCTGTGCGTGATGTTGCTGATGCTGCAAGCGGGCAATCGCGAGAACAAGGATTCGCTGAAGATGTTCCGCGACCGGGGCGACGTGGATGGGTTCTGCCCGCCTGAATGGGAGCAGCACGCCCATGCGGCGGCGCTTGCGGCAAACCCCAACCTCGACATTTACGATCTGGCCGGGTCAAGCTACCCATGGCCGCAGGTGAAGGATTCGCTGGGCAATGCGCTGCGCCTCATTCGGCCGGTCGTGGTCATGGACGAAGGGCACAAGGCGGTATCCGAACTGGCGTTTTCGACGCTCTACGGTTTCAACCCCTGCTTCGTCCTTGAACTGACCGCCACACCGAAGGACGTTGCGCCGACCGGCGGCAAAAACCCGAAGCCGGGTCATCACGCCAATGTGCTGGTCGAAGTCAAAAGCATCGCCCTGGACCGGGGAGGCATGATCAAGATGCCCTTGAACCTTGATCCGCGCAGTGGCACCGACAGGCGCACCGCACTGGACCGCCTGCGCGATCTGGACGCCTCGGCGTAAACGCTGCACGCCAATACCAGCACTCCCATTCGACCGATCCTGCTGGTGCAGGTAGAACGCACCGGCGGTGACCAGCGCGATGGCAACCATATTCACGCGCTCGACGCCAAGGAATGGCTGATCAACGTCGGCGTGCTGGATGAGGCGGAAATCGCCATCAAGACAGCCGATACCAACGATCTGGCCGCCCCCGAAAACCAGTACCTGATGAGCCCGACTATACCGTGCGCGGTCACGATTGAATCTTCTGGAAGGTTTGGAAGTTCAGGGTCAATAGGGACTGTAGCGCCTTGGCGTGGATGGTGTGGGTATCTTGCAAGCAGCGTTCGATGGCCGTCGTGAAGGAATGGAAGTCGGGGTAGTACTTGGCGTAGAGGCACTGCTTTTTGACGAACTTCCACAAACGCTCGATGAGGTTCAAATTTGGGGAGTAGGTGGGTAAAAAGAGCAACTCGATCTTCAGTTTCTCGGCGCAGGTTTTCACCAACGCACAACGCTGATAGCGGGCGTTGTCCAGGACGACCGTCATAGGCAGCGTGGGCCGTAGGGTAACCAGTTTCTCCAGCAAAGCACAGACGCTGAGCGAATTGATGTAGGTGGAATTGACGACGGTGACGACCTCTTTGGTGACGGCGTCGAGCGCACCCAGTACGTTGAAGCGCTGCCGGCCCGAGGGCGCCTTGATCCAGACCCGAGCAAGGCACCACACCACCGACAGGAAGGCGCCCAAGACAAAGTGTGCCGCGTCTACGAAGAACACGGCACGTTGGCCCGCTTGGGCTTCTGCCAAACGCGGTTCAAGTTCTTTTTTTTAAAGGCTTCCTGGACCTCGGGATCCGCCTTGGCCGGCAGGGTGCCGGTCTTCAGGCGTCTCATCCCGCACTTCTCTCGCAGGAAAAGCCGCACCTGAGTCGGCGAGCGGCTCAAACCCGTGAGCTTTCTGATCGCATCCACGGCCTCATGGATCGAAGCCGGCGGATGGGTGAGAAAATAAGCCCCGATCGTCTCCTGATGCGCCACCAGTTCGCTCTGCGGCCGACGGAAATGCAGTTCCTTCAGCCCGGCGACGCCGCCCTCCACCTACTGCTGGAGGTAGGTGCGAAGCGTCTTGCCGCTCACGCCCGCGAGCCGCGCGATATCTTGATGCGCAAGCCCCTGGCTTTTCAGCCACAGCGCTTCCATCTTGCGTCGCACGTGGGGATGCGGATGGTGAAATCGCTCGTGCTCTAAGGCGTCCGCCTCCGCCGGGGTAAAGGTCAGTCTCAGCATCGCAGCCTGTCCCTACAGAAAGCAATGCTCGAATTCTACAGCCCATTACACCAGACAGTTAAAGTCGTTTGTTACCTATTTCAGTATAACCGGGTGCGCGTCATCATCACCAAGCAGGCGTTGCAGGAAGGCTGGGATTGGCCCTTTGCCTATGTGCTGTGATTCGGGCGACGAGCTGATCGTCGCCGAGTTGGGTGAGCAGTCGCAGGAGCCATAGGTGTTCAACCCCCACCTATCCGACCAGCATGATTGTTGCTTCGCTTGGCAGCGATATCGGAAAGCTTGAATTGGTGATTGAGGACGGAACCAGCGTTGCATGCGAACTGGTGTTGATGCCCGACTGGAAAACGCGGTTGCCGTGCCTCTGAGAGGTGGTAAAGAAATCGTCGCAAACAGGCTAAGGAACGTTTCAAAAACAATTTGCGAAAGCTGATCAATGGAATCCCAGCATTTTCCCAGTCCAGCAATGAATTTCCACAGATTGATTATTGAACATTCCTAAGATGCAAGGCGCCAGCGAACGACGAGACATATCAGACAGATAGGCGCTGAGTGAGCGAGCGCGCAACGTCACGGTTCGGTCGCGCGGTAGATTGATTCACCCCGTCTCAGTCGGCGGCGGCCCCGCCGGCTGGCTTGCCCGCTTCCCTGGCAGCCTGCCTGGCTTCGCGCTCGGTCTCCTGCTGCGCCCGCTTCTCGAGTTTGGCCTGTCTCTTGGCCTGCCTGGCCGCTTCTTTGCGGTGCCCTTCTTCGGCCTTGGCCGCCTTGGTGGCCAGCTTCTGCTCGCGTGCAGCGGCCTGCGCCGCCTCCTCGGCACGAAAGCGCTCGGCACTCTCCTGCTGCCCTGCTTCGCGGCGAGGCTGATCGGCAAGCCGCTGTGCTTCCTTCGCCTCGACTTCCTGCCTCTTCACCGCGCGCTCGAAGTCACGGGCCGGTTGATCGAGCTGACGAGCCTCGATGATCGCTGCCGTATAGTGCTTCTTGGCAGCTGCGAGACAATCATTGACCATAAACTTGGTATAGCAATTCTTTTGCTCGGTCTCGTAGCGACGCTCCGCCTCGGCGCGCATCGACGCGGCTCTCTGCCGCTGTGCGCCGGCCTCTTCGAGCGTTTGCGGCAGCGGCGGTGAAACCTCAGCCCAGGCCGCGCAACTGATCAACAATGAAACCACCAGCCATCTGCCAGCACGCATTGCATCCTCCTGTCCGGCAGCCGAGTGCCACTGACGAGTGAACTTCGTGGCCAGCGAGGCCGCACCCGACATACCTCTAGAATGGGGCACTCTAATCGGCGCAAGCGTCTCTTGGCTATTGACCAGCTTAATCCTTCAACAGGTGTTCTTTTGAACACCGATAGTCTACCGGAAAGCCAGAAAATAAGGGCCTTCCACGCGATTAATGTAGTTCCAGTCGTAGCATCTGGTTGCCATGCATACCGGTCTGCGCTTATGCTCACATTTGTTTGCCAAATGTCGTCCGTCGTTTGTTCCTGGTCAATACGAGTTGTTGGATTTTGAATCTTTCCGTGATGGTTAACGCCCGAGGAGGTTTGATGGAATCAACCCCTACCCGATCCTGTGCGCTTGTCATGGCACTGATGCTCGCCTGGTCAACGGTGCTGGCGCAGCATTCCCAAACTACTCTGGCACCTGGAGCGACGGTAGGAAATCCGCCGGCCAAGACCTTCTCCCAACAGGATCTTGATCGGCTCCTGGCACCGATCGCCCTCTATCCGGATCCGCTGCTGGCGCAGATTCTGATGGCGTCCACCTATCCCCTCGAAGTGGTTCAGGCAGCGCGCTGGGTGAAAGCCAATCCCAAGGTCAGCGGAGCGACGCTGGAGACGGCGATGGCCAAGCAGTCCTGGGACCCGGCGGTCAAATCGCTGACCGCCGTACCGCAGGTGGTACAGCAGATGAGCGACAATCTCGACTGGATGCAGAAGCTAGGCGACGCCTTCCTGGCGCAGCAGCAGGATGTGCTGGACACCGTGCAGAGCCTGCGTGCCCGAGCCGACACGACTGGACATCTCAAGACCACCGAACAGCAGGTAGTGAGAATCGAGACGCAGGGCAGCCAGAAGATCTACGTAATCGAATCGCCCCAGCCCGAGGTGGTATATGTGCCCAGCTATAACCCGACCGTCGTTTATGGCAGTTGGTGGTATTCCACGCCACCGTATTACGTCTACCCACCGGCCTATGTCTATCCACCTGGCCTCGCTTTCGCCACCGGCGTGGTCGTCGGCGCGGCGATCTGGGGCAGTTGCAACTG contains:
- a CDS encoding beta-propeller fold lactonase family protein encodes the protein MISRLANSLRRLAGWLLIVPLLCPAIAAHAGLAIALNSADGTLSLIDTETYQVTGKVAVCKEPHHLMPTPDDKSLIVACAASNQLVFFDPNTGQEQKRIRNISDPYQLGFSPNRKWFVATSLRLDRVDLYDPRDFRLVARLPAPKTPSHMAFDNDSQFVFVTLQDSNEIMAISLGTQTIAWVIPVAATPAGIMMAPDNRHLLVACMGAGVVEVIEWRTRKSVMKIATGTAAHNLQPKGDGRHYYVSNRTIDGSISLLDTQTMTVVEKYEVPGGPDDMIVRADGKELWTTARFARKVQVLDLVTKKIKQSITVGSSPHGVFFTNHAGLR
- a CDS encoding polysaccharide deacetylase family protein, which translates into the protein MKPDLRHLLPILLTTLPALIIPAAHADACKRTLYLTFDTGNMRHAELIAETLARHGVKATFFLAQEATSRGDHALDASWAPYWQARVAEGHAFGSHTWRHGSFRGDSGEEVRYRLPNGLTENLDARAICKELQGPDQRFQELTGRRLDPLWRAPGGRTTPNTLSAARACGYQHVGWAPAGFLGDELPSDTYPNPVLLQRALDRLKDGDIVMAHLGIWSRKDPFAPMLDPLISGLKNKGFCFATRRSS
- a CDS encoding sterol desaturase family protein — translated: MINACIEAFVELQGWLLAHLLQPVLLATGMGSYLEMAFDGIEFFLCGVLQITAAFLLLRPLEALRPIEVWPDRKAVRVDVLYSFLDRLGIIPLFVFALLAPLFGTLEGWLRFNDIIPPQLEDLFPALEAWPLLSFLVYLCILDFTEYWRHRLSHTFRWWWALHAIHHSQRQMTLWTDSRNHLLDDLVGGAWFAIVALLVGVPPGHFVGLLIVVKTIENLSHVNARLSFGHFGELLLVSPRYHRWHHAIDLPAGRQYRFGCNFAVLLPIWDQIFGTQYRGQTMPPCGLRPGPLPESAAQSGFWRQQWEGLCALAVSFSPANSHREQHQHE
- a CDS encoding bifunctional (p)ppGpp synthetase/guanosine-3',5'-bis(diphosphate) 3'-pyrophosphohydrolase; amino-acid sequence: MLDEARSFALTAHGNQMYGDRPYAFHLEAVVGLLSPYGAEAQIVGYLHDVVEDTKIRESDIRERFGSLIADCVSLLTDAPGANRAERKASTYARLATVSGATELALVVKAADRLANVRSCIADQRHRLWEVYRKEHPDFRQAAFRDGLCDPLWAELDALLEVSSLILPKKSTRV
- a CDS encoding LysE family translocator encodes the protein MFEIQNYESFVAAILVFQLIPGPGTLAILNATARNGITAGLGAVLGTLLGDMAYMIAAIVGLAAVMKANPALFQGLQWFGVAYLGWMGLQLLRQPVSSCNSSPETRKSAWVYFRQAFTVSLTNPKVVLFFVAFFPLFLRADASALTLGVMIAHVTLISFLYQAGLVLVGNAVARRLRSLPLVRKLATRLAGTALLGFGVKLALDNR
- a CDS encoding ABC-F family ATPase; this encodes MLVANNITMQFGVKPLFENVSIKFGEGYRYGLIGANGSGKSTFMKILAGELEPTAGNVSKDLHERMAYLRQDQFAFEAQRVIDVVMMGHEQMWACMLEKDAIYANPEASEEDYMHAADLEARFAEYGGYTAEARAGELLLGVGIPAAQHFGPMSDVAPGWKLRVLLIQALFADPDILLLDEPTNNLDIATIRWLENTINERNSTMIIISHDRHFLNQVCTHMADLDYGKISVYPGNYDDFMEASTQARERQQSANAKAKERIAELQNFVRRFSANASKAKQATSRLKLIDKLKPEDVKPSSRQYPWIRFEFDEKEKLHRQAVEIQNLSFGYHDSERKIFNKLDLTLNGGDRLAIIGENGVGKTTLLKLLMGELSPQRGSIKWADKARPGYYAQDHANEFNSDLSLTAWISGYARSSAGDGDDLSTLVRGTLGRLLFSGNEVQKAVKVISGGEQGRMIFGKLMLMRPNVLVLDEPTNHLDMESIESLNTALEKFKGTLIFVSHDREFVSSLATRILEVRTDGKAISYLGNYEEYLASQGIA
- a CDS encoding site-specific DNA-methyltransferase; this translates as MPELNFKGKEFVFNHHLAVPHRPLLPNAAKSVGEPRLDGNLVIHGDNLHALESLLPMVAGKVDCVFIDPPYNTGNEGWCYNDNVNSQMMQQWLSENPVGIEDGLRHDKWCAMMWPRLRLLHDQLGQAGSLWVTLDDNEIHRARAMLDAIFGEQNFVATCILHKNFSPKPSAKFFSEDHDYLLIYAKKKDKWRPDLLERTQDMDE
- a CDS encoding DUF3300 domain-containing protein, which gives rise to MESTPTRSCALVMALMLAWSTVLAQHSQTTLAPGATVGNPPAKTFSQQDLDRLLAPIALYPDPLLAQILMASTYPLEVVQAARWVKANPKVSGATLETAMAKQSWDPAVKSLTAVPQVVQQMSDNLDWMQKLGDAFLAQQQDVLDTVQSLRARADTTGHLKTTEQQVVRIETQGSQKIYVIESPQPEVVYVPSYNPTVVYGSWWYSTPPYYVYPPAYVYPPGLAFATGVVVGAAIWGSCNWAWGRGNVDINVNRYNSFNRTNISSNRWNHNVDHRGGVAYRDQNVARQYNRGGNAQAVQARENFRGHADAGRTELKSMDRDQLNERVGQADGRSRESLGARGEAGRPENRGPERAVSSDRRLSDDRGAGTSTRDRFEGGARPRSAGMHEPAGSSGFSGVGNGASTREASQRGSASRADMGGRGGGHAAFSSGGGYRGGGGGGGGGGFRGGGGRGR